From the genome of Adhaeribacter pallidiroseus:
GGATTTTGATGCCCCACTTATTCCGCTGGAGCCGCGAGATGCCTCGGCAGCCGCAGTAATGGCTTCTGCCCTTTATGAATTAAGTACCTACAGTTCGCAAAAAGATACGTTCCGGGCAGCGGCCGATAAAATATTAAAAAATCTGGCTACGCAATATGAGTCCCCGGTTGGTGAAAACCGAGGCTTTCTTTTATTACATAGCACGGGCAACAAACCTTATAACATTGAGGTTGATGTGCCTTTAATCTACGCTGATTATTACTACCTGGAAGCTTTAATCCGTCGGCAACAAATAAACCAGCCGCCGCAAATTACTTCGGTACCCAATCAATCGGTAACCGTTGGCAATGCTTTACGTTTTGTAGTGGCTGCTTCCGACTCCAACACCAACCAGGTACAAACTTATTCTTTAGTAAATGCCCCTACGGGAGCCACCATCGACAGCAAAACCGGTAGTTTCTCCTGGACGCCTACGCAAACCGGAAATTTTAAATTTTTAATTAGAGTTACCGACAATGGCTCGCCTATTCTTTACACCGAACAACCTATAACGGTAACGGTAAACCCCGTTAAGCGGTACGCCTTGCAAGTGAGTATTACCGGTAGCGGAACAGTAATCCGCGATCCGCAGCAAACAACGTACGTGGAAGGAACCGAAGTAAAATTAAAAGCGGTGCCGGCCACAGGTTATCAATTTAATGGTTGGTCCGGCGACTTTACCGGAACCAATGCCGCACTTACCCTTACCATGAACAGCGATAAGCGAATTACGGCCCAGTTTGCCTTAATTCCGCCGCAGGTAGTAAAGGTAAATGTTATTGACGCGGCCGATGCGCATACGATTTTAACCTTACAGGACGATGTAACCCTAGATTTGGCCACCTTACCTACTACCAACCTCAGCCTGGAAGCATTAATAAATACGGCTACCACCAAAAGTGTGGTATTTGAATTAAGTGGTGAACTTAACCGCCGGCAAGTCGAATCGGCCGGGCCTTATGTTTTGTTCGGCGACACCAAAGGTGATCCCAACGCTTGGACACCGGCAATAGGCAGCTATTCTTTGAAAGTAACCCCTTACTCAGCAAGCGCGGGCGGCGGAACCGCGGGCAAACCGGTTATTCTAAATTTTAAAGTTATAAATAGCGCTAACATTAACCGGCAAAACCGGGCAACTCCTAAGAATACCGACTTACAGGATTTTAAAACCTTGGTGGCCTTTCCTAATCCAACTTATAATGGCCAAGTTACCATCCATTTGCCGGTTGCTTTTAAAGGAGAAGTCCGTTATACTTTACTTTCTCTAATAGGCGCCAAATTAGCCGAAGGAACCTTTCCGGCGGAGACTTCTGCTTTTACCTTAGATTTTTCGCGGCATATGTCGGTAGCGGGTGTTTACTACATGCAAGTAGAAAACGCCACTACTAAAGAAATTATTAAAATAGTGCGGCAATAAAGCGAGAGTTTATACTTTAAACGGCTTAACTAACAGGAACTTAATGTGAACTGGGATGCACTACCCAGCCCAGTTCACATTAAGTTCCTGTTAGCATTTTACCCATAGCCCCTATTTACGATACACAGGCCAGTACTTTCGCCTTATTTATATAAAACAAACAAATAAATACAACTAAATTACCATAAGCGTACGGCATTCAATCAGAAATAAATACTTTTACAAGACCATTCTTTTTTGGTTTATGATAGCGGAAAACGCCGGCGGTAAAACTTTGTCCCTGTATGCTTCTCTGGCTCCCGAAGAGAAAGTAGAATGGCTATTCCGGAAATACTACGCTCCCCTCTGTAAAAGTTTGTACCGCACCATACGCGATGCCAGTTTTGCCGAAGATATTGTGCAGGAAGTGTTTCTGAAAGTGTGGGAAATGCGGGAAAATTTAAAAATGGACGAAGCCATACAGGCTTATTTATATCGTTCTTGTTATAACTCCGCGCTTAATTTTTTAAAATCCCAAAAGCCCAAAACCGATTTTGAGTTGCTCGGGGAGGTTTTGCCCGGCAGCGAAAGCGCTGAAAAACAGATTAACTTACTAGAAACCGAAGAACAAATTTTACAGGCCATTGATGCCTTGCCGCCAAAAACCAAACTGGTATTCTCGATGAGTCGTTTCGAAGAACTGAGTTATAAAGAAATTGCCGAGCGGCTCGATATTTCGCTGAAATCCGTGGAAAAACACATGGGTATTGCCTTACAACGCTTGCGCGAAAACCTGAAAGAATACCTCGTAAGCCTGCTTTTAATTTTAATGTCCGATTTTTTTAAATTTTTTCTTCCGCAAGGTAGGGTAAGGACGAGTTATATTGTTTTATAGAAGAAGACACCAGGCGCCTCTTCCTTTAAACAATATAATCTAACCGAATCTCAACTCTTTTGAACAATGAAAAATTATTTAATTAAAAAACGGAACATTGCTTTATTATTTGCTGCCACTCTTTTAACCCTTACCTCCTGCGACGACGAAGTTTTACGCGGCCGCGGAGATACCGTTTCCCGGACTCGCCCAGTGGGCAACTTTGATGCCGTGAGTGCCGGGGGTGAATTTGAAATTTATTTATCCCAAGGCCCCACTAAAGATATTTTACTCGAAGGCCAGGAGAACGTTTTAACCGAAGTATCTACGCAGGTAAGAAACAACAAACTCTATATTGAATTTGAAAAAAACCGGGTTAAAATACAAAAACCAGTGCGGATTTATTTAACTACTCCCCAGCTCACCGGCATATCGGTGTCCGGCGCCAACTCCGTTAGAAGTTTAACTGACTGGCAAGTAGATAATTTAAATATTGATGCTTCCGGTAATAGTTCGATTTACTTAAACGTAAAAGGTGCGCAAACCATCGAAACCGATATTTCCGGTTCGGTAAACATGGAATTAAACGGCGATGCCGAATTTCAGAAAATAGATATTTCGGGTTCCGGCAACATCAAAGCTTTTGGTTTAGCTACTAAAACCGCCGACATTGATATCAGCGGTTCCGGTAAATGCGAAGTAACCGTATTGGATAAAATAGATGCGAAACTGAGCGGCTCGGGCCGGGTGCGTTACAAAGGCAGTCCTACGGTAAATACTAAAATTTCGGGCAGCGGCAGCGTAGTGCAAGTAGATTAAAATCTTTTTGGTAAATTAAAATAAAATTTACCTTTAGGGTAGGGTAAACCTTATTTTAATTGTTATAAAACTAAATGGATGATAACCGGCCTACATTCTGGGAAAAACTAGCCCGAGAAGTCAGCGGCAATGCCTCGGCAGAAGATAAAACCTGGCCCCCGGAAGCCCAGGAGCCAGAACTAACCGAAGTACGCACGCAGGCCCAACGGGTATGGAACCGCACCGCCGTACCTGTTCCGGATTACGAACCAGATGTAGCGCGTGGGTGGGAACGGTTTCAGTTACGGGTGCAAACCCGGGAAACACCGCTGCTGCCCGAGAAGAAAAAAGAAACCTATAATTTTAAATGGGCAGTAGCAGCCACCGTAGCGCTGTTGCTGGTAGCGGGGGCTTATTTTATCTTTAGCCCCGTAAGCCCGGCCTGGACGGAAATACGAACGGCTGCTAATCAAACCAAAACCATCCGGTTAGCCGATGGCAGCACGGTAGCCCTCAACCAGAATAGTACTTTTTCGTTCCCAACTAATTTTCAAAAAGAGAATAGAACGGTGCGGTTGACGGGCGAAGCTTTTTTTACAGTAGCCAAAGCCGAAGGCAAGCGTTTTACCATTTACGCCCAAGGCACTAAAACCGAGGTAATTGGTACGGCGTTTAACTTGCGGGCTTACGCCCGGGAACCTGTGAAAGTACAGGTAGTAGAAGGTAAAGTAGCCTTTGCCCGCACCGAAACCGATGATGCTATTTTTTTAGTACCGGGTCAGGAAGGCGTTATGGCGGGCCAGAAAGTAATTGCTCAGAAACAAGTTATTCCAAACAAAAACTTCCAAAGCTGGAAAACCAAAAGTTTAACCTTTAACAATACCCAGTTAGATCAGTTAGCCGTTGATTTGGAAAATTATTTTCATGTAACGATTACCATTCAAAATAAAAATTTGCGCCACTGCCGGTTTACCACTTCTTTCCGGAATCCGGACCTGAAGGAAGTACTGGATATTCTAGCCGTTACGGGCAACCTAACCATTATTCAAAAAGGGACCACTTACTTTATCAATGGTCCTGGTTGTAAATAAAATTTAAAAAATTTAAAAATTTCAGTAGAATGAAAACACCTCGTTTTTTCATAATGGCCTTGCTTTGCCTAATATTTTGTACGCAGGCAGTGCAGGCTCAATCATTAAAAACCAAAATAACCTTACAGGTAAATAATGCCACTTTGCCGCAAGTTTTACAGAAAATCCAGCACAAGTACGCTATTCGTTTTTCGTACCTGAACAACGATTTGCCGGTAAAAAACCGCATTTCGGCTAACATTGAAGCGAAACCTTTAACCGATGTATTGGACATGCTGCTGGCTAACACCCATGTAGGTTACTTAGAGAAAAAAGGCCAGGTTATCATAAAGAAAGGTTTACCGAAAAATTTACCAAAAACCGCTACGTTCACCAAATTGCCGCCGACTACGGCCTCTCCGGTTAAACCCAGTACCAAAACCACCCCGGCGCCCGAAACTAAACCCGACGCTCCGCAAAAAATGCCGGCCAAAACTGCTGAACCCAAAAGCACCAGCACGAATAATACCGCCGAGGAACCAGCGCCTACCCTTTCCAATGAATCGGATTCTACCAGTACCAGCCCCAATACTACGACTTCAGCTCCCGTCCAAGCCATCATCAACGTGCCCCCCGTTTTCGACGAGGATTCACTGGAAATCCGGCCTTTTCATGCTGGTTTTATTTATCCTTTGAGCACCAACGGAACCCGGGCGAACGAATATGTAAATAGATTATCGGTGCATGCGCTGGTGGGAACAGCGGCCGGATCGCAGGGTTTGGAATTAGCCGGATTTGGCAACATAGATAAAAAATACGTGCAGGGTTTTCAGTTTGCAGGCTTTTTTAATGTAATCGGTAACCGTGCCAAATTAACTCCGATTGTTGATAGCGTAGCCACGCGTTATACTTTACGTGGCGGTCAATTTGCCGGATTTTTAAATGTAGCCGCCGGCGACAGTAAAGGTGCGCAGTTTGCCGGATTTTTAAATATTACTAAAAATATCACCGGCGTGCAAGGGGCTGGTTTCGGGAATGTGGCTAAAAATGTGAGCGGGGTACAAATGGCTGGTTTTTTAAATAAAGCTAAACGGGTAAATGGCGCACAACTGGGTATTATTAATATTGCCGACACGGTTGATGGAGTAGCTATTGGTCTTTTAAGTATTGTAAAAAAAGGTGGTTACCGGCACGCGGAATTCTACGTAGCCGATGATTTTAACGCCAACTTTACTTATAAAATAGGCGTGCCCCGGTTTTATACCATGCTGGCCTTAGGCGCAGAACTCGACGATAAAAAACGGTGGGGCTACGGTGCCGGATTTGGTTCGGAATGGAAGCTTTACAAGAGCCTGCGTTTAAACACCGATATAATTTCGTATTACGTGGTGGAAGATAGTTACGAAAACTTTCCGGATGGCTTATTCGAAAATTACGAAGTAAACCTATTAAATAAGTTTCGATTATTAGGAACACTACAAATCGGACGTCATTTGGCATTATTTGGCGGACCTACCTTTAACGTGATGGTTTCGCAGTACCAGGAACCTGGCGAAACAGCAATAGGCTCTACCTTAATGAAAAATACATTTTACGATAAAACCGGC
Proteins encoded in this window:
- a CDS encoding FecR domain-containing protein; translated protein: MKTPRFFIMALLCLIFCTQAVQAQSLKTKITLQVNNATLPQVLQKIQHKYAIRFSYLNNDLPVKNRISANIEAKPLTDVLDMLLANTHVGYLEKKGQVIIKKGLPKNLPKTATFTKLPPTTASPVKPSTKTTPAPETKPDAPQKMPAKTAEPKSTSTNNTAEEPAPTLSNESDSTSTSPNTTTSAPVQAIINVPPVFDEDSLEIRPFHAGFIYPLSTNGTRANEYVNRLSVHALVGTAAGSQGLELAGFGNIDKKYVQGFQFAGFFNVIGNRAKLTPIVDSVATRYTLRGGQFAGFLNVAAGDSKGAQFAGFLNITKNITGVQGAGFGNVAKNVSGVQMAGFLNKAKRVNGAQLGIINIADTVDGVAIGLLSIVKKGGYRHAEFYVADDFNANFTYKIGVPRFYTMLALGAELDDKKRWGYGAGFGSEWKLYKSLRLNTDIISYYVVEDSYENFPDGLFENYEVNLLNKFRLLGTLQIGRHLALFGGPTFNVMVSQYQEPGETAIGSTLMKNTFYDKTGFDGTNVKLGIGFNAGIRF
- a CDS encoding FecR family protein, whose amino-acid sequence is MDDNRPTFWEKLAREVSGNASAEDKTWPPEAQEPELTEVRTQAQRVWNRTAVPVPDYEPDVARGWERFQLRVQTRETPLLPEKKKETYNFKWAVAATVALLLVAGAYFIFSPVSPAWTEIRTAANQTKTIRLADGSTVALNQNSTFSFPTNFQKENRTVRLTGEAFFTVAKAEGKRFTIYAQGTKTEVIGTAFNLRAYAREPVKVQVVEGKVAFARTETDDAIFLVPGQEGVMAGQKVIAQKQVIPNKNFQSWKTKSLTFNNTQLDQLAVDLENYFHVTITIQNKNLRHCRFTTSFRNPDLKEVLDILAVTGNLTIIQKGTTYFINGPGCK
- a CDS encoding InlB B-repeat-containing protein; the protein is MKYKFTLFFLLLFWSVTSFAQQTLDLDSAFTHAEKQTKVMLQEIEAATSSTQPNLVSPKTLQPTGKLKLTPSKDWTSGFFAGNLWFLYEHTQDSFWLNQAQTFTAKIEAEQYDTGTHDVGFKVYNSFGAGYRLTQNAAYRQVIIQTAKSLSTRFNPKTGVIRSWDHSTNRWKNPVIIDNMMNLELLFAATRLTGDSLYYKIAVSHANTTLKNHFRPDYSSWHVVDYDSLTGEVIKKTTSQGYSNSSAWARGQGWGLYGYTMCYRETKNPAYLEHAEKIAAFILNHPRLPADGVPYWDFDAPLIPLEPRDASAAAVMASALYELSTYSSQKDTFRAAADKILKNLATQYESPVGENRGFLLLHSTGNKPYNIEVDVPLIYADYYYLEALIRRQQINQPPQITSVPNQSVTVGNALRFVVAASDSNTNQVQTYSLVNAPTGATIDSKTGSFSWTPTQTGNFKFLIRVTDNGSPILYTEQPITVTVNPVKRYALQVSITGSGTVIRDPQQTTYVEGTEVKLKAVPATGYQFNGWSGDFTGTNAALTLTMNSDKRITAQFALIPPQVVKVNVIDAADAHTILTLQDDVTLDLATLPTTNLSLEALINTATTKSVVFELSGELNRRQVESAGPYVLFGDTKGDPNAWTPAIGSYSLKVTPYSASAGGGTAGKPVILNFKVINSANINRQNRATPKNTDLQDFKTLVAFPNPTYNGQVTIHLPVAFKGEVRYTLLSLIGAKLAEGTFPAETSAFTLDFSRHMSVAGVYYMQVENATTKEIIKIVRQ
- a CDS encoding RNA polymerase sigma-70 factor, whose protein sequence is MIAENAGGKTLSLYASLAPEEKVEWLFRKYYAPLCKSLYRTIRDASFAEDIVQEVFLKVWEMRENLKMDEAIQAYLYRSCYNSALNFLKSQKPKTDFELLGEVLPGSESAEKQINLLETEEQILQAIDALPPKTKLVFSMSRFEELSYKEIAERLDISLKSVEKHMGIALQRLRENLKEYLVSLLLILMSDFFKFFLPQGRVRTSYIVL
- a CDS encoding head GIN domain-containing protein — encoded protein: MKNYLIKKRNIALLFAATLLTLTSCDDEVLRGRGDTVSRTRPVGNFDAVSAGGEFEIYLSQGPTKDILLEGQENVLTEVSTQVRNNKLYIEFEKNRVKIQKPVRIYLTTPQLTGISVSGANSVRSLTDWQVDNLNIDASGNSSIYLNVKGAQTIETDISGSVNMELNGDAEFQKIDISGSGNIKAFGLATKTADIDISGSGKCEVTVLDKIDAKLSGSGRVRYKGSPTVNTKISGSGSVVQVD